The Urbifossiella limnaea nucleotide sequence TGGACAGAGGGACGCGACTACGCGAGTAGAAGCCGACCCCCGAAAGCACGCCCCAGTTCAGATCGCAGGCTGCAACCCGCCTGCGTGAAGCCGGAATCGCTAGTAATCGCGGGTCAGCAACACCGCGGTGAATGTGTTCCTGAGCCTTGTACACACCGCCCGTCAAGCCACGAAAGGGAGGGACGTCCGAAGTCGCCTCGCGGCGCCGAAGACGGACTTCCTGATTGGGACTAAGTCGTAACAAGGTAACCGTAGGGGAACCTGCGGTTGGATCACCTCCTTTCTAAGGATGACACACACGCTGCCCGGGGTCACCCCCCGAGAGCAGCCATGCCCCCGACCCACACCACACCACCACACACCCGTCATCGACTCACGACACCCCGCCCGCGCAAGTGGGCGGGGTGTCGGTGTTTTGATACGCTGTCCCCATGGACGACGCCGTTCTCGCACTCCTCCGCTGTCCGCTCGACCCCCGACGTCAGGCCACTCTCAGCCGCGACCAGCAGGTTCTCGTCTGCTCGGGGTGCCACGTCAGGTTCCCCATCAGGAACGGCCTGCCGATACTGGTCCCCGACGAGGGCGAGCTGCCCGCCGGCGTAAGGTCTTTCGACCGACTGCCGTGTCGTCGTCGCGGTCCGGGTTGATCTGGCGGAATCCGCGGCCGTTGCTATTACCGTCCGACCCTTCTTCGCGCTCCGAGAGGTGCCGTGAGGTTGTCGGATGTTACATCTCGTCTCGTCCCTGCCTTCCTGGCCACCGCGGTCTTGAACGGCACGGTCGCACACGCAGCCGAGTTGCCGGCGCAGTTGCCGCGCTACGAGGTGGCCGTGCGCCTCGACACGGTCGCCCACACGGC carries:
- a CDS encoding Trm112 family protein, which encodes MDDAVLALLRCPLDPRRQATLSRDQQVLVCSGCHVRFPIRNGLPILVPDEGELPAGVRSFDRLPCRRRGPG